A window of Epinephelus fuscoguttatus linkage group LG24, E.fuscoguttatus.final_Chr_v1 contains these coding sequences:
- the igfbp5a gene encoding insulin-like growth factor-binding protein 5a — MLLSVSFLVVPLLSITGCGSSYVPCQPCDQKALSMCPPVPVGCQLVKEPGCGCCLTCALEEGQPCGVYTGPCTRGLRCLPKNGEEKPLHALLHGRGVCRNEKLYKLLHPSKDGESHDDAMLPVPESMLPQTKVPLYGRDHISSRKAQAMKQAKDRKKQLARLGPASNLDFSPLSLDKLEPEFGPCRRRLDNLIQSMKDTSRVLALSLYIPNCDKKGFFKRKQCKPSRGRRRGICWCVDRFGMKIPGINYAGGDLQCKDLDSSSNSNE; from the exons ATGCTGCTGAGCGTTTCCTTCCTGGTGGTTCCCCTGCTGAGCATAACTGGCTGCGGCTCCTCGTACGTGCCGTGCCAGCCGTGCGATCAGAAGGCCCTGTCCATGTGTCCGCCGGTGCCGGTGGGCTGTCAGCTGGTGAAGGAGCCCGGCTGCGGCTGCTGCCTAACGTGCGCGCTCGAAGAAGGCCAGCCGTGCGGCGTGTACACCGGGCCGTGCACGCGCGGGCTCCGCTGCCTGCCCAAGAACGGCGAGGAGAAGCCGCTGCACGCGCTTCTGCACGGCCGGGGGGTGTGCAGGAACGAGAAGTTGTACAAACTGCTGCATCCGTCAAAAG ATGGAGAATCTCATGATGACGCCATGCTACCAGTCCCAGAGTCCATGCTACCCCAAACCAAGGTTCCCTTATATGGAAGAGACCACATCAGCAGTCGGAAGGCACAGGCCATGAAACAGGCCAAGGACCGCAAGAAGCAGCTGGCCAGGTTGGGACCTGCCAGCAACCTGGACTTCTCCCCGCTCAGCCTGGATAAACTGGAGCCTGAATTC GGCCCCTGCAGGAGAAGACTGGATAATCTCATTCAGAGCATGAAGGACACCTCTAGGGTCTTGGCTCTGTCACTGTACATCCCCAACTGTGACAAGAAGGGCTTCTTCAAGCGCAAACAG TGTAAGCCATCTCGTGGTCGGAGGAGGGGGATCTGCTGGTGCGTGGACCGGTTTGGCATGAAAATCCCTGGCATCAACTACGCCGGCGGAGACCTGCAGTGCAAAGATCTCGACAGCAGTAGCAACAGCAACGAATGA